The following are encoded in a window of Candidatus Eisenbacteria bacterium genomic DNA:
- a CDS encoding DNA-binding protein: MRLTTKGRFAVTAMIDLGMRQHQGPVTLA, translated from the coding sequence ATGCGCCTGACCACGAAAGGCCGATTCGCCGTCACCGCGATGATCGATCTCGGAATGCGTCAGCATCAGGGACCGGTCACGCTGGCA